The DNA window CGAGTCCTTGTCGACATCCACCGACAAGCGACTTCCCGCAACCGGCTGCGGAACTTTCTCCAGCGCCTTGGCGATCACACCGGCTCCCGGTCCCGGCCCTTTGTTCTCGTGCTCGAATGAAATCGACAGGCTGGCGTCACCCGGAACGCAGGCGGAGTCATCACAGGTCAGCCAGCTCAGTTCGGCGGTGACCTCGGCCCGGCCCTTTGCCGATGCGCCCGCGGTCATGAAAACCGGAATCACCACCTCCTTCTCATAACCGTAACCGGGAAGCTCGCCGGTCATGAAACGAACCGGAACCGGATGCAACAACGGGCCGGCCACCCAGCCATCCGGCAGTTTCCAATCGACCGACAGCGCCATGCCGCCTTCTCCGGGATTTCTCCAATAGGTATGCCAGCCGTCGTCCAGCTTCAGCCGGATCCCGACCTCGACCGGTTTGCCTGCCTGATATCCCTCGCTCGTCTGGATCAGCTCGGCTTCCGCGTGCCCCGAACGGACTCCGGCAAACGCCGAGCCGATCGCCAGCAAACCCGCTCCAATCGTCTGTGTCTTCATGACACCCAACCTATCCGGAAGGACGGGCGCATCCACCGGTTTCTGAGCGGTCTCAACCGACCGTCCACTTCAGCCACAGCACCACCAGCGGAGTGAGCAGTCCGACCACGAGACCCGGCACCAGGAAATCCCGGGAAGAGATTCGCCCCGAACCGTAGGCGATCGCGTTCGGTGGCGTGGAGATCGGCAATGCCATCGCAGCGGAGCATCCGATCGCCACCGAAAGGATCACGATCCTCGAGTCTTCGGCCGCCACCAGGCTCGCCCCGAGCGGCACAAGAAGGGCCGCGGCCGCGGTGTTGCTCATCAGGTTCGAGAGAACCAGTCCGACAAA is part of the Haloferula helveola genome and encodes:
- a CDS encoding protein-disulfide reductase DsbD domain-containing protein, which gives rise to MKTQTIGAGLLAIGSAFAGVRSGHAEAELIQTSEGYQAGKPVEVGIRLKLDDGWHTYWRNPGEGGMALSVDWKLPDGWVAGPLLHPVPVRFMTGELPGYGYEKEVVIPVFMTAGASAKGRAEVTAELSWLTCDDSACVPGDASLSISFEHENKGPGPGAGVIAKALEKVPQPVAGSRLSVDVDKDSLRLHVALPKGVDPTGCEVFPATPATVDHSKPIRLEEVEGGWEATVPANEYATGAPEELELVLSGGRLEKPLLLRWTAE